One genomic region from Arthrobacter pigmenti encodes:
- the fliO gene encoding flagellar biosynthetic protein FliO, whose protein sequence is MDAVILALRVLLSLAVVLGLLWYMHRRISRSQRRGGKVSPVNVVARHGISPKASVVIVEAEGQRFLLGVTEQSVNVLHTSDAPAALTAVPHAENDDAATAFAKVLTLASRSSAQQTPAECVDDGGIASAKGDYLSTQREGGRSTGQGERGRRAARAARNPQGPSSNSPLAGSILSPETWKQTANAFRQGLG, encoded by the coding sequence ATGGACGCCGTGATCCTGGCGCTGAGGGTGCTGCTGTCCCTCGCCGTCGTCCTCGGTCTGCTCTGGTACATGCACCGCAGGATCTCCCGCTCGCAGCGCCGCGGGGGCAAGGTCAGCCCGGTCAACGTTGTGGCCAGGCACGGGATCAGCCCCAAGGCATCGGTGGTCATCGTCGAGGCGGAGGGGCAGCGATTCCTCCTCGGGGTGACCGAGCAGTCCGTGAACGTGCTGCACACCAGCGACGCTCCGGCCGCGCTGACTGCGGTCCCACATGCAGAGAACGACGACGCCGCCACCGCCTTCGCGAAGGTCCTCACCCTTGCGTCCCGCTCGAGCGCGCAACAAACCCCCGCTGAGTGTGTAGATGATGGCGGAATAGCGTCCGCTAAGGGCGATTATCTCAGCACTCAACGTGAGGGTGGGCGCAGCACTGGCCAGGGTGAGCGCGGGCGCCGAGCCGCGCGAGCCGCACGCAACCCGCAAGGGCCGTCGTCGAACTCGCCTCTCGCGGGCTCAATCCTCTCCCCGGAAACCTGGAAGCAGACAGCCAATGCCTTCCGGCAGGGGCTGGGGTGA
- a CDS encoding EscU/YscU/HrcU family type III secretion system export apparatus switch protein, which yields MKEVRSKGELSKSEDLTAWVGMGAAAAMIPSTIERAADAGTSQVFAFRSVIESPDPEAALAALGAGMNSLLTVLGPFLGVVLVTVLATAALQGGIHFRKATGKFEQFNLVSGIKRTFGMQALWQGAKAVLKTAVVAVVLVLVVQGLMPLLMSAGGLSVAALLTAANDGGAALLRSAVAAGLVLAALDILVVTRRNRKRTRMTKKEVKDENKNTDGDPLIKSQRRARQLAMSRNRMIAAVGGADVVLVNPTHVAVALKYEPGKAAPRVVAKGAELIAAKIREQAEKHGVPMVRDVPLARALHSTCEIGEEIPVEQYNAVARVLAFVMSLKAKGAARGLHTLAQPGGTPA from the coding sequence ATGAAGGAGGTCCGGTCCAAGGGCGAACTCTCCAAGTCCGAGGATCTCACCGCGTGGGTCGGCATGGGTGCGGCGGCCGCCATGATCCCGTCCACCATCGAACGCGCGGCCGACGCCGGCACCTCCCAGGTCTTCGCATTCCGTTCCGTCATCGAAAGCCCTGACCCCGAAGCTGCGCTCGCCGCCCTCGGTGCCGGAATGAATTCCCTCCTTACCGTCCTTGGGCCTTTCCTCGGCGTGGTCCTCGTGACCGTCCTCGCAACGGCCGCACTGCAGGGCGGGATCCACTTCCGCAAGGCCACCGGCAAGTTCGAGCAGTTCAACCTCGTCAGCGGCATCAAGCGCACGTTCGGCATGCAGGCGCTCTGGCAGGGAGCCAAGGCCGTCCTCAAGACCGCGGTAGTCGCCGTCGTACTGGTGCTGGTGGTGCAGGGGCTGATGCCGCTGCTCATGTCGGCAGGCGGATTGTCGGTTGCCGCGCTCCTGACGGCAGCGAACGACGGCGGTGCGGCGCTGCTCCGCTCGGCGGTCGCCGCCGGGCTGGTACTCGCCGCGCTCGACATCCTCGTGGTCACGCGGCGCAACCGCAAGCGCACCCGGATGACCAAGAAGGAAGTCAAGGACGAAAACAAGAACACCGACGGCGATCCGCTGATCAAATCCCAGCGCCGCGCACGCCAGCTGGCGATGAGCCGCAACCGCATGATTGCCGCGGTGGGAGGCGCCGACGTCGTACTCGTGAACCCCACACACGTTGCCGTAGCGCTGAAGTATGAGCCGGGCAAAGCTGCCCCGCGCGTTGTCGCCAAGGGCGCTGAACTCATCGCGGCGAAAATCCGTGAACAGGCCGAGAAGCACGGCGTCCCCATGGTCCGCGACGTGCCGCTCGCCCGCGCCCTGCACAGTACCTGCGAAATCGGCGAGGAGATACCGGTGGAGCAGTACAACGCCGTCGCCCGCGTGCTCGCGTTCGTCATGTCACTCAAAGCCAAGGGAGCCGCACGCGGTCTCCACACGCTCGCCCAACCCGGAGGAACACCAGCATGA
- a CDS encoding N-acetylglucosamine kinase produces MTNRGICGVDIGGTGCRAIAGSIAHEPGEPVRVDGGVRIGPEGIRIPELLDVVGQAVEAAMHAAGVAQLDVLALGLASVQSLMDDPTPLHTALTEKFSVPLTIVASDILTSHVGALSFEQGAVLAAGTGTNALGTDFASVWRRVDGWGHLLGDTGGGAWIGRQGLESAFRSFDGRGGSSLLLEALRVRFGSPEILLKDVYTRPDRSKILASFVPDMAKLADDGDTDSARIFRAAGRELATTGAAAVGDGIPPRLALVGGLFDATPLLMEALRSELDAHRPEIELVSARGTALDGAFALASSAAADQGMALNHPPYVTSRRHE; encoded by the coding sequence ATGACTAACCGGGGTATCTGCGGCGTGGACATCGGCGGAACCGGGTGCCGGGCCATTGCCGGAAGCATTGCACACGAACCCGGTGAACCGGTGCGGGTAGACGGCGGCGTGCGCATCGGACCCGAAGGCATCAGGATCCCGGAACTGCTCGACGTCGTCGGGCAAGCTGTGGAAGCCGCCATGCACGCGGCCGGGGTGGCGCAACTCGACGTCCTCGCCCTCGGGCTGGCGAGCGTCCAGTCGCTCATGGACGACCCGACGCCCCTTCACACCGCACTCACCGAGAAATTCAGTGTTCCGCTGACCATCGTCGCCTCGGACATCCTCACCTCACATGTCGGGGCGCTGTCGTTCGAGCAGGGTGCTGTGCTCGCAGCAGGCACCGGCACCAACGCCCTCGGAACCGACTTCGCATCCGTGTGGCGGCGCGTCGACGGTTGGGGCCATCTCCTCGGTGACACCGGCGGCGGAGCCTGGATTGGCAGGCAGGGGCTCGAGTCCGCATTCCGCAGCTTCGACGGACGGGGTGGATCCTCGCTTCTCCTCGAGGCGCTCCGGGTCAGGTTCGGCTCGCCGGAGATCCTGCTCAAGGACGTCTACACGCGGCCGGACCGGTCGAAAATCCTTGCTTCTTTCGTTCCCGACATGGCGAAACTGGCCGACGACGGCGACACCGACAGTGCGCGGATCTTCCGTGCCGCCGGACGCGAGTTGGCAACCACCGGAGCTGCCGCCGTCGGCGACGGGATACCCCCGCGACTAGCACTGGTGGGCGGGCTGTTCGACGCGACTCCGCTTCTCATGGAAGCGCTGAGAAGCGAACTGGACGCGCACCGCCCGGAGATCGAACTGGTGTCCGCGCGCGGTACGGCGCTCGACGGCGCGTTTGCGCTGGCAAGTTCAGCAGCGGCAGACCAAGGAATGGCGCTGAATCATCCGCCGTACGTGACCTCCCGCAGGCACGAGTAG
- the fliP gene encoding flagellar type III secretion system pore protein FliP (The bacterial flagellar biogenesis protein FliP forms a type III secretion system (T3SS)-type pore required for flagellar assembly.) produces the protein MRVPVLRAVSVRRAVLLLAGVFLIVLLLAANGAPAHAGVVEPLPPAPPVDPTIPVEPGEDGLSIDINGINGGPSAAVLTLIGITLLSVAPALLLMMTSFTKIFVVLAMTRNALSLPSIPPNQVLAGLALFLSLFIMAPVLTEINDIAVQPYVNGDTTFTQALEDGSGPLQTFMLAHTREEDIALMTRAAGIDNPVDPAATPLTTLIPAFMISELRAAFIIGFVIFVPFLVIDLVVSAALMSMGMMMLPPVMISLPFKILLFVLVDGWGLIITALVGSYR, from the coding sequence GTGAGAGTCCCGGTACTCCGGGCAGTATCCGTGCGCCGCGCAGTCCTGCTACTCGCGGGCGTATTCCTGATTGTCCTGCTCCTCGCGGCCAACGGTGCACCGGCTCACGCCGGCGTCGTCGAACCGCTCCCGCCCGCGCCGCCGGTTGACCCGACCATCCCTGTTGAGCCGGGGGAGGACGGGCTGTCCATCGACATCAACGGGATCAACGGCGGTCCGAGCGCCGCTGTCCTTACCCTCATCGGCATCACACTGTTGTCCGTGGCGCCGGCGCTCCTGCTGATGATGACCTCGTTCACCAAGATCTTCGTGGTCCTGGCGATGACCCGTAACGCACTGTCCCTGCCGTCGATCCCGCCCAATCAGGTGCTCGCGGGCCTGGCCCTGTTCCTGTCGCTGTTCATCATGGCGCCGGTGCTGACCGAAATCAACGACATCGCGGTGCAGCCCTACGTCAACGGGGACACCACCTTCACGCAGGCGCTGGAGGACGGCTCCGGCCCACTCCAGACCTTCATGCTCGCGCACACACGCGAGGAGGACATCGCGCTCATGACCCGGGCGGCGGGAATTGACAATCCGGTGGACCCGGCCGCCACCCCCCTCACCACCCTCATTCCGGCGTTCATGATTTCCGAGCTCCGTGCCGCCTTCATCATCGGGTTCGTGATCTTCGTGCCGTTCCTCGTGATCGACCTCGTGGTGTCCGCCGCACTCATGTCGATGGGCATGATGATGCTCCCGCCGGTCATGATCTCGCTCCCGTTCAAGATCCTGCTCTTCGTCCTGGTGGACGGGTGGGGGCTGATCATTACCGCGCTCGTGGGGAGTTATCGCTGA
- a CDS encoding flagellar motor switch protein FliM produces MTVQEHPAIGVPAEPRPETAGTGVNTPMPERGSEKALDKAPEKPIHVYDFRRPTTLAREHSRVLEVAFETFARQWATQLTAKIRLICQITSEQVLMQSYNEYAASLPPTTAMVLCATDQVEAKAVIQFPAAAALHWIDHMLGGHGSALPGERRFTSIEHALVQKLMDDALEGLHYSLGSLLTTELGFHSVQYNAQFAQAAATADLMIVAQFEIRVGDSACRASVAIPADLLIPQLGEANPTATTENARDLLEAQLVNVPVDVSLQLTPVGVLPSDVLDLAVGDLLSLPHPQHRPLNVVVNGQRLAHAAVGSSGSRLACVVVNTEENA; encoded by the coding sequence GTGACGGTCCAGGAACACCCCGCTATTGGCGTGCCCGCAGAACCGCGCCCGGAAACGGCGGGGACGGGCGTGAATACGCCGATGCCCGAGAGAGGGTCCGAAAAAGCGCTGGACAAGGCGCCCGAGAAGCCGATCCACGTTTACGACTTCCGCCGCCCCACCACCCTCGCCCGTGAACATTCCCGCGTCCTCGAGGTTGCCTTCGAGACGTTCGCCCGCCAGTGGGCCACGCAGCTTACCGCGAAGATTCGCCTCATCTGCCAGATCACCTCGGAGCAGGTGCTCATGCAGTCCTACAACGAGTACGCTGCCTCCCTGCCGCCAACCACGGCCATGGTGCTGTGCGCAACGGATCAGGTTGAGGCGAAAGCAGTCATTCAGTTTCCCGCCGCGGCGGCACTGCACTGGATCGACCACATGCTCGGCGGCCACGGAAGTGCCCTCCCAGGCGAGCGCAGATTCACCTCCATTGAGCACGCCCTCGTCCAGAAACTCATGGATGATGCACTTGAGGGTCTCCACTATTCGCTCGGCTCACTGCTGACCACAGAACTCGGCTTCCACTCCGTCCAGTACAACGCCCAGTTCGCGCAGGCGGCTGCCACCGCGGACCTCATGATCGTGGCGCAGTTCGAGATCCGGGTGGGGGACAGCGCCTGCCGGGCCAGCGTGGCCATTCCCGCGGACCTGCTCATCCCGCAACTCGGCGAAGCGAACCCGACGGCAACCACCGAGAACGCACGGGACCTCCTCGAAGCGCAGCTCGTCAACGTTCCGGTCGACGTTTCGCTGCAGCTCACGCCTGTCGGCGTACTGCCCAGCGACGTCCTCGACCTCGCCGTCGGCGACCTGCTCTCCCTGCCGCACCCACAGCACCGCCCACTCAACGTCGTCGTCAATGGCCAGCGGCTGGCGCACGCGGCCGTCGGATCCTCCGGATCCCGGCTCGCCTGCGTCGTCGTGAATACCGAGGAGAACGCCTGA
- the fliN gene encoding flagellar motor switch protein FliN produces MTTAPASTRREGAAADALASLLPTPRPVRAVPAHGAQVPAAAAAAAVVVSFVGAHSAEMAIALADSSFLAHAAGTDSTLISAADVLTPALEAAAGALGDGVLGDAETGDATALLSAPDARLFQLNDDDGATRAWFAIRVRAQDHTRRSAASNAVGRLSRISNVEMAMTVEIGRTRMSVRDVLDLEPGGVIELDRSAGAPADVLLNGRLIAHGEVVVVDQDYAVRITQILDVSEGPL; encoded by the coding sequence ATGACCACCGCACCCGCCTCTACCCGCCGCGAAGGCGCAGCCGCTGACGCCCTTGCCTCACTGCTTCCGACTCCGCGCCCGGTGCGCGCCGTACCCGCGCACGGGGCGCAGGTACCGGCGGCAGCCGCGGCGGCCGCCGTCGTCGTTTCCTTTGTGGGCGCGCACTCAGCCGAGATGGCGATTGCGCTCGCCGACTCGTCCTTCCTCGCCCACGCCGCCGGAACGGATTCGACGCTCATCTCAGCTGCGGATGTTCTCACGCCCGCGCTGGAGGCGGCAGCCGGAGCACTCGGTGACGGTGTCCTTGGCGACGCCGAGACCGGCGACGCAACCGCGCTGCTTTCCGCGCCGGACGCCCGCCTCTTCCAACTGAACGACGACGACGGCGCCACCCGAGCCTGGTTCGCCATTCGCGTCCGTGCACAGGACCACACCCGCCGCTCGGCCGCGAGTAACGCCGTGGGCAGGCTCAGCCGGATCAGCAACGTCGAAATGGCGATGACCGTGGAGATCGGCCGCACCCGCATGTCGGTCCGCGATGTGCTGGACCTTGAGCCGGGCGGCGTCATCGAACTTGACCGCTCGGCAGGCGCTCCCGCCGACGTACTGCTGAACGGGAGGCTGATCGCCCACGGCGAGGTGGTGGTGGTCGACCAGGATTACGCCGTCCGAATCACCCAGATCCTCGACGTCTCCGAGGGCCCGCTCTAA
- the fliQ gene encoding flagellar biosynthesis protein FliQ, producing the protein MDTNAVLDIGLQGLWAAAKLSAPVLITALVVGFAISLLQSITQIQEITLSFVPKAAAVAVALLICGHWMISEMVSFTHEMFERIPGLLGGG; encoded by the coding sequence ATGGATACCAACGCCGTCCTCGACATCGGTCTCCAGGGACTGTGGGCTGCCGCGAAACTCTCCGCGCCGGTGCTTATCACCGCACTCGTGGTGGGATTCGCGATCTCGCTGCTGCAGTCCATCACCCAGATCCAGGAAATCACCCTGTCCTTCGTGCCCAAGGCAGCTGCTGTCGCCGTCGCACTGTTGATCTGCGGACACTGGATGATCTCGGAGATGGTGTCGTTCACCCACGAGATGTTTGAGCGCATCCCAGGCCTCCTCGGCGGCGGTTGA
- a CDS encoding lactonase family protein, with translation METAKLWIGTYPANGTDPGSGEGIWQVTLDRRTGKLSVARLAITTPSPSFLALHPSSPVLYAVSETAQGEVSAFAHDDGGLTHLRTVPTGGSSPCHIYAQQHTLWVANYGDGVVTQISLDDGVPTGEFQAHEHSGSGVNKDRQEGPHAHFVHEAGAGQRELWVSDLGTDELRRFTSSGADGIAAVLPPGTGPRHAVALPGRAGGAGEGGGVSSAAVVVVGELDARLHVISVPDGAVLSSQPALTTQASEDKPSQPSHIGVGVSSATAHLLYAATRGPDVLSVFAVGEGASLTHLAESPIGGQWPRHFAVVAAADDAADLVIVANQYSSTLDVLRCDPSGRAVQVESLGLPVPACVLPA, from the coding sequence ATGGAAACCGCGAAGCTCTGGATCGGCACCTACCCCGCGAACGGCACGGACCCGGGTTCAGGTGAAGGAATCTGGCAAGTCACACTGGACCGGCGGACCGGGAAACTCAGCGTCGCCCGGCTGGCCATTACGACGCCGTCGCCCTCCTTCCTCGCGCTCCACCCTTCCAGCCCGGTGCTGTATGCGGTCTCCGAAACGGCCCAGGGCGAGGTCTCGGCTTTCGCGCACGACGACGGCGGACTGACGCACCTGCGCACCGTCCCCACAGGCGGCAGCTCGCCCTGCCACATCTATGCACAGCAGCACACTCTCTGGGTTGCCAACTACGGCGACGGCGTAGTGACGCAGATTTCCCTCGACGACGGCGTCCCCACCGGCGAGTTTCAAGCGCACGAACACTCGGGTTCCGGCGTAAACAAGGACCGGCAGGAGGGGCCCCACGCGCACTTCGTCCACGAGGCCGGCGCTGGACAGAGGGAACTGTGGGTGAGCGACCTCGGTACCGATGAGCTCCGCCGCTTCACGTCCTCCGGTGCGGACGGGATTGCAGCGGTTCTGCCGCCCGGAACCGGGCCACGGCATGCGGTCGCGCTGCCGGGCAGGGCAGGCGGTGCCGGTGAGGGTGGCGGTGTGAGCTCCGCCGCCGTCGTCGTCGTTGGAGAACTGGATGCGCGGCTGCATGTGATCTCGGTTCCGGATGGTGCTGTCCTGTCCAGTCAACCCGCGCTCACTACGCAGGCTTCCGAGGATAAGCCGAGTCAGCCATCGCATATCGGAGTCGGTGTCTCTTCGGCGACCGCTCACCTGCTCTATGCCGCAACCCGCGGACCGGATGTGCTGTCGGTGTTCGCGGTGGGGGAGGGCGCGTCTCTTACCCACCTCGCTGAGAGCCCGATCGGCGGGCAGTGGCCGCGGCACTTCGCCGTGGTTGCCGCCGCCGACGACGCCGCGGACCTGGTGATCGTCGCCAACCAGTACTCGTCAACGCTGGACGTGCTCCGGTGTGATCCGTCCGGGCGGGCGGTTCAGGTCGAGTCGCTCGGGCTGCCCGTGCCGGCCTGCGTGCTGCCGGCATAA
- a CDS encoding protein-tyrosine phosphatase family protein, which translates to MNGLWEPTSPGVLRLPSGRLVRGRALSQPSPPGPHPDFAVYLLDREPDPMMWESRWIQWPDFRLPADRTRARQVLEEAWNRAAVERVEIACRGGKGRTGTALACVAVLDGVPAREAVTFVRENYNTRVVETPWQRRYVRRFRTG; encoded by the coding sequence ATGAACGGTTTGTGGGAGCCGACGTCGCCCGGAGTGCTTCGCCTGCCTTCCGGCCGTCTGGTCCGGGGCCGTGCACTCAGCCAACCAAGCCCGCCCGGTCCGCACCCCGATTTCGCCGTCTACCTGCTTGACAGGGAACCGGACCCAATGATGTGGGAGAGCCGCTGGATCCAATGGCCCGACTTCCGGCTACCCGCAGATCGAACCAGAGCACGCCAGGTCCTCGAAGAAGCCTGGAATCGTGCTGCAGTCGAACGCGTGGAAATCGCGTGCCGAGGCGGTAAAGGAAGGACCGGAACCGCGCTCGCCTGTGTCGCAGTCCTGGACGGTGTCCCGGCCCGCGAGGCGGTCACATTCGTGCGGGAGAACTACAACACCCGCGTCGTCGAGACCCCTTGGCAGCGGAGATACGTAAGGCGTTTCAGGACCGGCTGA
- a CDS encoding OmpA/MotB family protein encodes MSPRPGRRRRRSADEGEEHPDERWMASYMDMVTVLMCMFIVLFAMSTVDQKKFEQLRNSLATGFGAVEVAAVDTAEGIVVPPERVNEEGPAAELTDLDLAMIEVENLQALQEKIDAGLTEKNLQDAVRYEIDERGLTVRLVSSKTFFLPDSAVLTPQTVDVLDIIGPALTPTEYKVSVEGHTAKLPDGSPEPLDWELSTERSVNVVRHLVGKSGLQPNRAAAVGFGESRPLASGMTEEELQLNRRVDIVALSNQPENVRALIPELVGETP; translated from the coding sequence ATGAGCCCGCGGCCAGGGCGCCGTCGTCGTCGTTCTGCTGACGAGGGCGAGGAACATCCCGACGAACGCTGGATGGCCTCGTACATGGACATGGTCACCGTGCTGATGTGCATGTTCATTGTCCTGTTCGCGATGTCCACGGTGGATCAGAAGAAGTTCGAGCAACTGCGCAACTCGCTCGCGACCGGGTTCGGTGCCGTCGAAGTGGCCGCAGTGGATACCGCTGAGGGCATCGTGGTTCCCCCAGAACGCGTGAACGAGGAAGGGCCGGCCGCGGAGCTGACCGACCTGGATCTAGCGATGATCGAGGTCGAGAACCTGCAGGCACTGCAGGAGAAAATCGACGCCGGCCTTACGGAGAAGAACCTGCAGGACGCCGTCCGCTACGAGATCGACGAACGCGGACTCACCGTCCGATTGGTCAGCTCGAAGACGTTCTTCCTGCCCGACAGCGCGGTACTGACACCGCAGACCGTCGACGTGCTGGACATCATCGGGCCTGCGCTCACGCCTACTGAATACAAGGTCTCCGTCGAAGGCCACACAGCAAAACTTCCCGACGGATCGCCCGAACCGCTCGACTGGGAGCTGTCCACGGAGCGTTCCGTAAATGTCGTCAGGCACCTGGTCGGCAAGTCCGGCCTGCAGCCGAACCGGGCCGCCGCCGTCGGGTTCGGCGAGTCGCGGCCGCTTGCCTCCGGCATGACCGAGGAGGAGCTGCAGCTGAACCGGCGCGTAGACATCGTAGCGCTGTCCAACCAGCCCGAAAACGTGCGCGCGCTGATTCCCGAGCTTGTCGGGGAAACGCCGTAG
- a CDS encoding flagellar biosynthetic protein FliR, translating into MEIPINQGWIEAVMLAGVRMVAFLVIAPPFSYKAIPARVKAMLAVGLALAVSPQVTDTYVSPGTGGFILALLLELVIGAALGFLVLVVFSAIQSAGSLIDLFGGFSLAQGFDPQSMVNGAQFARLFQITALALLFASDGYQLIIAGLSRTFAALPLGGAIDLADPVEAMTTGVTQMFLAAVQIAGPLILVLFLADMGLGLLTRVAPALNAFALGFPLKILITLGLASIVFVMLPGIVSSLVDDAVRLVMGVG; encoded by the coding sequence ATGGAGATTCCCATCAACCAGGGGTGGATCGAGGCCGTCATGCTGGCGGGCGTGCGCATGGTCGCATTCCTCGTCATTGCGCCGCCCTTCTCCTACAAGGCCATCCCGGCGCGCGTGAAGGCGATGCTCGCCGTCGGGCTTGCGCTCGCCGTCTCGCCACAGGTGACTGACACCTATGTGTCCCCGGGGACGGGTGGCTTCATCCTTGCGCTGCTGCTGGAACTCGTCATCGGTGCCGCGCTGGGTTTCCTGGTGCTCGTGGTGTTCTCGGCCATCCAGTCCGCGGGAAGCCTTATTGACCTGTTCGGCGGGTTTTCGCTGGCGCAGGGCTTCGACCCGCAGTCCATGGTCAACGGCGCCCAGTTCGCCCGACTGTTCCAGATCACGGCGCTGGCACTGCTTTTCGCATCGGACGGGTACCAGCTCATCATCGCCGGGCTGTCGCGCACCTTCGCGGCGCTGCCCCTCGGTGGTGCCATCGACCTCGCGGACCCGGTCGAGGCGATGACCACCGGCGTGACCCAGATGTTTCTCGCAGCAGTCCAGATTGCCGGTCCGCTGATCCTGGTCCTCTTCCTCGCTGACATGGGGTTGGGGCTGCTGACCCGCGTTGCCCCTGCCCTGAATGCGTTTGCGCTCGGCTTCCCGCTGAAGATCCTGATCACGCTCGGGCTCGCGTCCATTGTCTTCGTCATGCTCCCCGGCATCGTTTCCTCCCTGGTCGATGACGCCGTCCGGCTTGTGATGGGGGTGGGGTAG